In Deinococcus ficus, a single window of DNA contains:
- a CDS encoding replication initiator protein A, translated as MKRQNSITTYADERFIAQVGIISIQNRIDPNSPSNRRWTSQFSVHGIPYHIEGYAADFGRPRGVDTDVQLAVETLFLLQGCPQDNTVHTSAYELIQMSHMSQKGTNYVRLRESLMRLWRVGFLVSKAHYLPGSPWGTYMNETLGLFQRVRFWSKGKRDDSPDLQSLVADGKLMIQLSEPLAESIRAGYTQSLNRKLLAQIEQPAGRATYRILQAHRADAGPLQVGLLDWGIACGITTSEPDKIRRTLHAAHDELLQTHYLDGVEFVGRGTKQMVEYHFRQEGSADPALVHLLMEQGITRHRAEVLARDYPDRVETAVRYVAGRRAEGKAIDNGISWNPSAVEAV; from the coding sequence ATGAAACGCCAGAACTCAATCACCACCTACGCTGACGAGCGTTTCATCGCCCAGGTCGGCATCATCAGCATTCAGAACCGAATCGATCCGAACAGTCCCTCCAACCGGCGCTGGACCAGCCAATTCAGTGTGCACGGCATCCCGTATCACATCGAAGGATATGCCGCCGATTTTGGGCGTCCTCGCGGTGTCGATACTGACGTGCAGCTTGCTGTCGAAACCCTGTTCCTCCTGCAGGGCTGTCCGCAGGACAACACCGTCCACACCAGCGCCTACGAACTGATTCAAATGTCCCACATGTCCCAGAAGGGCACCAATTACGTCCGCCTGCGGGAATCTCTGATGCGTCTCTGGCGAGTGGGCTTCCTGGTTTCAAAAGCGCACTACCTGCCAGGAAGCCCATGGGGCACCTACATGAATGAAACGCTTGGCCTGTTCCAGCGAGTGAGGTTCTGGAGCAAAGGCAAGCGGGACGACAGCCCCGATCTGCAATCCTTGGTCGCCGACGGCAAACTGATGATCCAGCTGTCTGAGCCTCTCGCAGAGAGCATTCGGGCCGGATACACGCAATCGCTAAACCGGAAGCTCCTGGCGCAGATCGAACAACCAGCCGGCCGTGCCACATACCGCATTCTCCAGGCCCACCGCGCAGATGCAGGACCACTGCAGGTGGGACTGCTGGACTGGGGAATCGCGTGCGGCATCACCACCTCAGAGCCGGACAAGATTCGCCGGACGCTTCATGCCGCGCACGACGAACTGCTTCAAACGCACTACTTGGACGGGGTGGAGTTTGTCGGCCGTGGAACGAAGCAGATGGTCGAGTACCACTTCCGGCAGGAAGGAAGCGCAGATCCAGCACTTGTGCACCTGCTGATGGAGCAGGGCATTACGCGGCACCGGGCGGAGGTCCTGGCCCGCGATTATCCGGACCGGGTCGAAACTGCCGTTCGGTACGTGGCTGGCCGCCGCGCTGAGGGCAAGGCTATTGATAACGGCATAAGTTGGAATCCATCAGCTGTTGAGGCAGTTTGA
- a CDS encoding IS630 family transposase (programmed frameshift), giving the protein MAEWHPSKYSRAQLEERRLAATPWLQESKHSQQEIAQHFGVSVHTVSNWKKRLKRTGSLQATVTTGRPSRLTAAQLEQVRTLLREGALHHGFPDQTWSTKRVTDLIGRHFDVWYHHDHVRRILRQLGFTPQMPDGRAAERNELRIASWKEQVAPELEKKVAEGATLVYLDEVGFSLKGVRRRTWSTKGVTPLVTLPANWEKLSTIGAITSDGRFFQHTKSGAIRSGDVIRFFQHLLRHIQGEIVVVLDNAGIHRAKATQAFVLQHERLFLVFLPPYAPELNPIEMVWAYVKRNVLGNVCARSVGVLKAKLVTAWQRVRYIKLPQQLMDSNLCRYQ; this is encoded by the exons GTGGCCGAATGGCATCCTTCCAAATACTCCCGGGCCCAGCTGGAAGAACGCCGGCTGGCCGCGACGCCGTGGCTTCAAGAGAGCAAGCATTCACAGCAGGAGATTGCCCAGCACTTCGGGGTTTCAGTACACACCGTCAGCAACTGGAAAAAACGCCTGAAACGTACCGGCAGTCTCCAGGCGACGGTGACGACCGGACGCCCCTCCCGACTCACCGCCGCACAGCTCGAACAGGTCCGCACCCTCCTGAGGGAGGGTGCACTGCACCATGGCTTTCCCGACCAGACGTGGAGCACCAAGCGGGTCACGGATCTGATCGGGCGGCACTTCGACGTGTGGTACCACCATGATCACGTCCGGAGAATTCTTCGTCAGTTGGGGTTCACGCCCCAGATGCCGGATGGACGCGCGGCTGAGCGCAATGAACTCCGGATCGCGTCCTGGAAAGAACAGGTCGCGCCGGAGTTG GAAAAAAAGGTCGCTGAGGGCGCGACACTCGTCTATCTGGATGAAGTCGGGTTCTCGTTGAAGGGCGTGCGGCGACGGACCTGGTCGACCAAGGGCGTGACGCCCTTGGTCACGCTTCCCGCGAACTGGGAGAAGCTTTCAACGATTGGGGCGATCACCTCGGACGGGAGATTCTTCCAGCACACGAAGTCCGGGGCGATTCGGAGTGGGGACGTCATCCGGTTCTTCCAGCATCTGCTGCGTCACATTCAGGGAGAGATCGTGGTCGTGCTGGATAACGCCGGGATCCACCGGGCGAAGGCAACACAGGCGTTCGTGCTGCAGCACGAACGCCTGTTCTTGGTGTTTCTGCCGCCCTACGCCCCTGAATTGAATCCGATCGAGATGGTGTGGGCGTATGTAAAGCGCAATGTGCTGGGGAACGTCTGTGCCCGCTCGGTGGGAGTGCTGAAAGCGAAGCTGGTGACGGCTTGGCAACGGGTTCGGTACATCAAACTGCCTCAACAGCTGATGGATTCCAACTTATGCCGTTATCAATAG
- a CDS encoding DEAD/DEAH box helicase, with the protein MLKSAVEHAVKDLCPLFLSNTHYASAPRLIKTQPDKRVEIVLNGDLLTGQHTYGVLTQPKLSPKPGAEPIGAEALDKTGEQARRKANDAARQELLKVTPDLKVLRRYSGGGGLGESINEYYTPGVVARAMLAACGEIRTDAKKPVTICDPACGPGTLLTHAPQNALLIGVELEKTSAAIAQHLLPHAHIVNQPFEAFHLGCADGLYDYVLVNPPYGPRAMRHLDDKHTSLNEHYFVLTSLRRVRHGDGVVTALVNLNLAGGKSHARWRTEVARMGRVVHTVMVPEGAFKASGASVSTVILTIQRHDLGVAEALSVLDDHEVRAVLDEYDSGVRFYAGESAYTQDEKGRYSIRNRYHPEFRLSDDVKMVQGNFDQPTYPGEVMADAARLALIRAQVTAELKTKVTLNTVLGIIGKKYGDARLKEARGEAAQASPSAIPYGQRSPDGNWIMTAAGWKPTDNFSRPEVADALQVANMLATLLRDLAAEKDTRHVRRVLEKLHREYRGKHGPYPRQRLARLTGRFSSLGLLLTHLNEEGDLTLPRQESDQLNFTGTPAEVAQQLADLMLLTEDSLMEHTGVSRAEAEALLTPYCFTGEIWIKEGVYYSGNAIFKSRQARTDAALHRGARQQALLRQADEFLRRIKTVTLQDIKVSPRDPIIPENALEAWVNHYLGCVDRDGKRAMIVTRVSGAVKFILRARQEKSDNLQMRKQVDETAARDLMFFLNHNTRLARIEGASDMSREEYRAERAAAMEEARDYEERVTMNFQSWLPGSGYADEVVQCYNQTRAAHISPAGITDPLPLDDWKGPALHPYQAMDVRAMAATNGMICGYDVGLGKTFACLALVAYLRRLGLVTRPAVIVPAGLISNWSVNAALALPSWRVLTVGMSPVLNPDGTQKHKTRRDGSLMLNEHGQPIPVWSEDSTATRRLKLAQVAAGQADLVIMSREAFTSVPMTEENRDHYIRTDEQYLKRIESQESYDARGRKPKHDVMKRILAFQSACRARLKQNGANDILFEHLGLDGLFHDECHSLKNLYSAPTAFGETPKFLGGGSESNRALDAMHKGRYVRSKGGKTYGFSASWVKNSPIEISSMISQISDDLPQYGLTTNEVLMDQYLKIEPRIITTLEGDVDVRPAVVGFQRLKELKSIIDSKVVVRTAADPEVVTRSGKLHVPRMVEREVTFDMHPEQRDLYRQLRLQASCAKGKDRGEDHTFSVMWRMRKLTADPALLGLSIPNPRFEVLAREALRVRAEGGKSLAFLSIGEKDGSFERLKQTLIDAGYPEHEIAIVTSATHRSSVDRQNLEDAYNFGDLTLILGSEVLAEGFNLQHGTKAIIHGDIPWNREGIRQRNGRGGRQGNKEAEVECLFLLQKGSFDTITYTVMSGKAGWQAQLDGQHDEAMNTAAEFGADELAMLMSDDPEATRLMIEKKKEELAELTGRAAFKRRLQVLYKAWNARGHLKTTIERAQRRKDGWTALDYLRVAHARRQHSSAVRELEAPEVFALNHLVNYRQHIAWDCGLPFHAEMTFTLDDARYRINRLDPNEALCTAEGVGTTVTLALRDIARRGSDFAPSDARFAYDEKPATEGMQLARVTMPGNVPVQALLAGRVDPTPKRNEGVVSVVVNGNVVESVTGTNTATLRMHLSRGATLVHYLTQESKEGLVISHVVVICPNDKLHQSTTGLLQDSRFHQRLKDIVETALAA; encoded by the coding sequence ATGTTGAAATCCGCCGTCGAGCACGCCGTTAAGGACCTCTGCCCGCTGTTCCTGAGCAACACCCACTACGCCTCCGCGCCCCGGCTGATCAAAACCCAGCCGGACAAACGCGTTGAAATCGTCCTCAACGGCGACCTGCTCACCGGGCAGCACACCTACGGCGTCCTCACCCAGCCGAAGCTGTCTCCCAAGCCCGGTGCGGAGCCCATCGGCGCCGAAGCGCTGGACAAGACCGGTGAACAGGCCCGCAGGAAGGCCAATGACGCTGCCCGACAGGAACTCCTGAAGGTCACCCCGGACCTGAAGGTGCTGCGGCGGTATTCAGGCGGCGGCGGTCTGGGCGAATCGATCAACGAGTACTACACGCCAGGCGTGGTCGCCCGCGCGATGCTGGCCGCCTGCGGGGAGATCCGCACCGACGCCAAGAAGCCCGTGACCATCTGCGACCCCGCCTGCGGACCCGGCACCCTCCTCACCCATGCGCCTCAGAACGCCCTTCTGATCGGCGTGGAGCTGGAGAAGACCAGTGCAGCCATCGCGCAGCACCTGCTGCCCCACGCGCACATCGTGAATCAGCCGTTCGAGGCCTTCCACCTGGGCTGCGCCGACGGCCTCTACGACTACGTCCTGGTCAACCCGCCCTATGGTCCCCGCGCTATGCGCCACCTGGACGACAAGCACACCAGTCTGAACGAGCACTACTTCGTGCTGACCAGCCTCAGACGGGTCCGCCACGGGGATGGTGTGGTCACTGCGCTGGTCAACCTCAACCTTGCGGGCGGCAAAAGTCACGCCCGCTGGCGCACGGAAGTGGCGCGGATGGGCCGGGTGGTGCATACGGTCATGGTGCCTGAAGGGGCGTTCAAGGCGTCCGGCGCGAGCGTCAGCACGGTCATCCTGACCATCCAGCGGCACGACCTGGGCGTCGCTGAGGCGCTGAGTGTCCTGGACGATCACGAGGTTCGCGCGGTGCTCGACGAGTACGACAGCGGCGTGCGCTTCTACGCCGGCGAGAGCGCCTACACCCAGGACGAGAAGGGGCGGTACAGCATCCGGAACCGGTACCACCCCGAGTTCCGCCTGAGTGACGACGTGAAGATGGTGCAGGGCAACTTCGACCAGCCCACCTACCCCGGCGAGGTGATGGCCGACGCAGCCCGCCTGGCGCTGATCCGCGCGCAGGTCACTGCTGAACTCAAGACCAAGGTGACGCTCAACACCGTGCTGGGCATCATCGGCAAGAAGTACGGGGATGCCAGGCTGAAAGAAGCCCGCGGGGAGGCAGCGCAGGCCTCCCCCTCGGCCATTCCCTATGGGCAGCGCAGCCCGGACGGCAACTGGATCATGACCGCCGCCGGCTGGAAGCCCACCGACAACTTCTCCCGGCCGGAGGTGGCGGACGCCCTGCAGGTGGCGAACATGCTTGCCACCCTGCTCAGGGACCTGGCTGCGGAAAAGGACACCCGTCACGTGCGGCGCGTCCTGGAGAAGCTGCACCGCGAGTACCGCGGCAAGCACGGGCCGTACCCTCGCCAGCGGCTGGCTCGGTTGACGGGGCGCTTCTCCTCTCTCGGCCTGCTGCTGACGCACCTGAACGAGGAGGGCGACCTCACGCTGCCCAGGCAGGAGAGCGACCAGCTGAACTTCACAGGGACACCTGCCGAGGTCGCGCAGCAGCTCGCCGACCTGATGCTCCTCACCGAGGACAGCCTGATGGAACACACCGGTGTCAGCAGGGCGGAGGCCGAGGCGTTGCTCACGCCGTACTGCTTCACGGGAGAAATCTGGATCAAGGAGGGGGTGTACTACTCCGGAAACGCGATCTTCAAATCCCGCCAGGCGCGTACCGACGCGGCCCTGCACCGCGGCGCTCGTCAGCAGGCCCTGCTGCGCCAGGCCGACGAGTTCCTGCGCCGTATCAAGACCGTGACCTTGCAGGACATCAAGGTCAGTCCCCGCGACCCGATCATCCCTGAGAACGCTCTCGAGGCGTGGGTCAACCACTACCTCGGGTGTGTGGATCGCGACGGTAAGCGGGCCATGATCGTCACGCGGGTCAGCGGAGCGGTGAAGTTCATCCTGCGCGCCCGTCAGGAAAAGAGCGACAACCTTCAGATGCGCAAGCAGGTGGACGAAACCGCGGCGCGGGACCTGATGTTCTTCCTGAACCACAACACGCGACTGGCGCGCATCGAAGGCGCGAGTGACATGAGCCGCGAAGAGTACCGCGCCGAGCGTGCCGCGGCCATGGAAGAAGCACGGGACTACGAGGAGCGCGTGACCATGAACTTCCAGTCCTGGCTGCCCGGCAGCGGCTACGCCGACGAGGTGGTGCAGTGCTACAACCAGACCCGCGCAGCGCACATCTCCCCGGCTGGCATCACCGACCCCCTGCCCCTCGACGACTGGAAGGGCCCGGCGCTGCATCCCTACCAGGCAATGGACGTGCGGGCGATGGCCGCCACCAACGGCATGATCTGCGGATACGACGTCGGTCTGGGCAAGACCTTCGCGTGCCTGGCACTGGTCGCCTACCTGCGCCGCCTGGGCCTGGTGACCCGGCCGGCCGTGATCGTGCCGGCGGGCCTGATCAGCAACTGGTCGGTGAACGCGGCGCTGGCCCTTCCGAGCTGGCGGGTGTTGACGGTCGGCATGAGCCCGGTGCTGAACCCGGACGGCACGCAGAAGCACAAGACCCGCCGCGACGGGTCATTGATGCTCAACGAGCACGGCCAGCCCATCCCGGTGTGGAGTGAGGACAGCACGGCCACCCGCAGGCTCAAACTCGCGCAGGTCGCGGCCGGGCAGGCGGACCTGGTGATCATGTCCCGTGAGGCCTTCACCAGCGTCCCCATGACCGAGGAGAACCGCGACCACTACATCCGCACGGACGAGCAGTACCTCAAACGGATCGAGTCGCAGGAAAGCTACGACGCCCGGGGACGCAAACCGAAACACGACGTGATGAAACGAATCCTGGCATTTCAATCTGCTTGTCGGGCCCGTTTGAAGCAAAACGGCGCGAATGATATCCTTTTTGAGCACCTTGGTTTAGATGGATTGTTCCACGATGAGTGCCACAGCCTCAAAAACTTGTATTCCGCACCCACGGCATTTGGAGAAACGCCCAAGTTCCTTGGTGGTGGTTCTGAGAGCAATCGCGCGCTCGACGCAATGCATAAGGGGCGATATGTAAGATCAAAAGGCGGCAAAACTTACGGATTCTCGGCCAGTTGGGTCAAAAATTCGCCTATCGAAATCAGCAGTATGATATCACAGATTTCGGATGACCTGCCTCAATACGGCCTGACCACCAATGAAGTTCTGATGGACCAGTATCTTAAAATAGAACCGCGCATCATTACAACTCTGGAAGGGGACGTTGATGTCCGGCCGGCGGTTGTGGGATTCCAGCGCCTCAAGGAACTGAAGAGCATCATCGACTCCAAGGTCGTGGTCCGCACGGCGGCCGACCCTGAAGTGGTCACCCGCAGCGGCAAACTTCACGTGCCCAGGATGGTGGAGCGCGAAGTCACCTTCGACATGCACCCGGAGCAGCGTGACCTGTACCGTCAGCTGCGTCTTCAGGCGAGCTGCGCCAAGGGCAAGGACAGGGGAGAGGACCACACCTTCTCGGTCATGTGGCGCATGCGCAAACTCACGGCCGACCCGGCCCTGCTCGGGCTGAGCATCCCGAACCCCCGCTTCGAGGTGCTGGCCCGCGAGGCGCTGCGCGTCCGTGCCGAGGGGGGCAAGAGCCTGGCGTTCCTGTCGATCGGCGAGAAGGACGGGTCGTTCGAGCGGCTGAAGCAGACGCTGATCGACGCCGGGTACCCCGAGCACGAGATCGCCATTGTCACGAGTGCCACGCACCGGTCGAGTGTCGACCGCCAGAACCTCGAGGACGCGTACAACTTCGGGGATCTCACGCTGATTCTCGGCAGTGAGGTGCTCGCCGAAGGGTTCAACCTCCAGCACGGCACCAAAGCGATCATTCACGGGGACATTCCCTGGAACCGGGAGGGGATCCGGCAGCGCAACGGCCGCGGCGGACGGCAGGGCAACAAGGAAGCGGAAGTCGAGTGCCTGTTCCTGCTCCAGAAGGGCAGCTTCGACACCATCACCTACACCGTCATGTCCGGCAAGGCCGGCTGGCAGGCGCAACTGGACGGGCAGCACGACGAGGCCATGAACACGGCGGCCGAGTTCGGCGCGGATGAACTCGCCATGCTGATGAGCGACGATCCCGAAGCCACGCGCCTGATGATCGAGAAGAAGAAAGAGGAACTGGCCGAACTGACCGGCCGGGCCGCGTTCAAACGCCGCCTGCAGGTCCTGTACAAGGCCTGGAACGCCCGCGGGCACCTCAAGACGACCATCGAGCGCGCGCAGCGCCGCAAGGACGGCTGGACGGCCCTGGACTACCTGAGGGTGGCGCACGCGCGCCGGCAGCACAGCAGCGCCGTGCGCGAGCTGGAAGCGCCGGAGGTCTTCGCGCTCAACCACCTGGTGAACTACCGGCAGCACATCGCCTGGGACTGCGGCCTGCCCTTCCACGCCGAGATGACGTTCACGCTGGACGACGCGCGGTACCGCATCAACCGCCTGGACCCCAACGAGGCCCTGTGCACCGCGGAAGGAGTGGGGACCACCGTCACCCTCGCCCTGCGTGACATCGCCCGCCGCGGGAGTGACTTCGCACCCTCAGACGCCCGCTTCGCGTATGACGAGAAGCCCGCCACGGAAGGCATGCAGCTGGCGCGCGTCACCATGCCCGGCAACGTGCCGGTGCAGGCGCTGCTCGCCGGCCGCGTCGACCCGACCCCGAAGCGCAACGAGGGCGTGGTGAGCGTGGTGGTCAACGGCAACGTCGTCGAGTCGGTGACCGGCACGAACACCGCCACGCTGCGCATGCACCTCAGCCGCGGCGCGACGCTGGTGCACTACCTCACGCAGGAGTCCAAGGAGGGGCTGGTCATCAGTCACGTCGTGGTGATCTGCCCCAACGACAAGCTGCACCAGAGCACGACTGGCCTGCTCCAGGACAGCCGGTTCCACCAGCGCCTGAAAGACATCGTGGAAACCGCACTCGCGGCCTGA
- a CDS encoding ParB/RepB/Spo0J family partition protein: MSDQRTLFDSPLALTIQNVPTDRIKPGDKKNLIPSINKVGILQAILLKPSLDPEFEYEIVDGSRRHHTAMTYKLPTVNALVTDGSSAQIAAARAIANTARSPNPVQEAIAWREVMAEGIYADVQSLARDLGVPVKLVKKRLKLATLPAPMLDDLQNNKLAEGTAERISRLDTNYRALALEAYRTVTQDGTRFTDDHLQDIRRRKSDETKGAVLGVLDQISIIQPLIALSPATVLAEQVRSMARDRGVTLDDLARELGIRLPDSPQAAAPVTPGQVAAPAEQPAPAFTEEPWDFGVPLTTPAAAADLPAEFGLNVNNI, encoded by the coding sequence ATGTCCGATCAACGCACCCTGTTCGACTCGCCTCTGGCGCTCACGATCCAGAACGTCCCGACCGACCGCATCAAACCCGGGGACAAGAAGAACCTCATCCCGTCCATCAACAAGGTGGGCATCCTGCAGGCCATCCTGCTCAAGCCCAGCCTGGACCCGGAGTTCGAGTACGAGATCGTGGACGGCTCACGGCGGCACCACACCGCCATGACGTACAAGCTGCCCACCGTCAACGCCCTGGTCACCGACGGCAGCAGCGCGCAGATCGCCGCTGCACGCGCCATCGCCAACACCGCCCGCAGCCCCAACCCTGTCCAGGAGGCCATCGCCTGGCGTGAAGTGATGGCCGAGGGGATCTACGCCGACGTGCAGTCCCTCGCGCGGGACCTGGGCGTGCCGGTCAAGCTCGTCAAGAAGCGCCTGAAGCTCGCCACCCTGCCAGCGCCGATGCTCGACGACCTGCAAAACAACAAGCTCGCGGAAGGCACGGCCGAGCGCATCAGCCGCCTGGACACCAACTACCGCGCGCTGGCCCTGGAGGCCTACCGGACCGTCACGCAGGACGGCACGCGCTTTACCGACGACCACCTGCAGGACATCCGCCGGCGCAAGAGTGACGAAACCAAAGGGGCGGTCCTCGGCGTGCTCGACCAGATCAGCATCATCCAGCCGCTGATCGCGCTCTCGCCCGCCACCGTGCTCGCCGAGCAGGTGCGCAGCATGGCCCGGGACCGCGGCGTCACCCTTGACGACCTCGCCCGCGAACTCGGCATCCGCCTCCCGGACAGCCCGCAGGCCGCCGCGCCGGTCACCCCGGGCCAGGTGGCCGCCCCGGCCGAGCAGCCTGCGCCGGCCTTCACGGAGGAACCCTGGGACTTCGGGGTGCCCCTGACGACCCCGGCGGCCGCGGCGGACCTGCCCGCTGAATTCGGCTTGAACGTCAACAACATCTGA
- a CDS encoding DUF7007 domain-containing protein, giving the protein MTVPAVQNVPKPTHSPWGTVQRASEVVPGVWSVSTAGHGGLFIAPELNAQIPEHVRDAQGWYEEDEQWCVPWVLLGLPPRPYWAPGTDPARDALKHHLPDLYEAHYGVTLQPGESLTRDRETFLAAHQQDFIVWSALGAHAHPNIAPGTCGVIASRGGVGTPTEERRYFLISAERYAALQQAQRFGCVVTDEFTPASPEFLALTEITHLS; this is encoded by the coding sequence ATGACCGTCCCCGCAGTCCAGAACGTCCCGAAACCCACCCACAGCCCGTGGGGCACCGTGCAGCGCGCCAGTGAAGTCGTCCCGGGCGTGTGGAGCGTCAGCACTGCCGGGCACGGCGGCCTGTTCATCGCGCCGGAGCTCAACGCTCAAATTCCCGAGCACGTGCGCGACGCGCAGGGCTGGTACGAGGAGGACGAGCAGTGGTGCGTGCCCTGGGTGCTGCTCGGCCTGCCTCCGCGTCCGTACTGGGCGCCCGGCACCGACCCGGCCCGGGACGCCCTGAAGCACCACCTGCCGGACCTGTACGAAGCCCACTACGGCGTAACGCTGCAACCCGGCGAGAGCCTCACCCGCGACCGGGAGACCTTCCTCGCCGCGCACCAGCAGGACTTCATCGTCTGGAGTGCGCTTGGCGCGCACGCGCACCCGAACATCGCGCCTGGGACGTGCGGCGTCATCGCCTCCCGCGGAGGCGTGGGCACGCCCACCGAGGAGCGGCGGTACTTCCTGATCAGCGCGGAGCGGTACGCGGCGCTGCAGCAGGCCCAGCGGTTCGGGTGCGTGGTCACCGACGAGTTCACGCCCGCCTCTCCTGAGTTCCTGGCACTGACCGAAATCACCCACCTGTCGTGA
- a CDS encoding ABC transporter substrate-binding protein: protein MRKNILLTLSIALATTASAQSTIKIGVITSVTGRFAEFGKMQLAGFKVGAAEVNRKGGIGGRKIELVIEDNASDVNKGLAAAERLVNAGVPLVINEYSSSLVKAQAQYLARQKVPNLVITSSGDDITQPGSEYTFRLNQPATEYARVILNIFREKKFKTMAVIAGTGAFEKSVADAAQVIARQYGITIVEDQRYDKGLTDFRPVLNRIKAKNPDGLLMVSYAEDSVALMRQAREVGVKPRLFAGGAAGFALPEFIKDSGSAAESVITATAWIPQLRYPGVQKLNIDLKKALNGADPSYHAAQAYAGVIVAAEAIRRAGSTDREKVKVALNGLNMQTAFGPVQFKDFDGFRNQNPLAMVAQQVQGGRFVPIYPKSVVPKAIKFER from the coding sequence ATGCGCAAAAACATTCTGCTGACCCTGTCCATCGCCCTCGCCACCACGGCCTCTGCGCAGTCCACCATCAAGATCGGCGTCATCACGTCCGTTACCGGCCGTTTCGCCGAGTTCGGAAAGATGCAGCTGGCCGGGTTCAAGGTCGGCGCGGCCGAAGTCAACCGCAAAGGCGGCATCGGCGGCCGCAAGATCGAACTGGTCATCGAGGACAACGCCTCGGACGTCAATAAGGGCCTGGCCGCCGCGGAGCGCCTGGTCAATGCCGGCGTGCCGCTGGTAATCAACGAGTACAGCAGCTCTCTCGTCAAGGCGCAGGCGCAGTACCTGGCCCGGCAGAAGGTGCCGAACCTGGTGATCACGTCCAGCGGCGACGACATCACCCAGCCGGGCAGCGAGTACACCTTCCGCCTCAACCAGCCGGCCACCGAGTACGCCCGCGTGATCCTGAACATCTTCCGCGAGAAGAAGTTCAAGACCATGGCAGTGATTGCCGGGACCGGCGCGTTCGAGAAGAGCGTTGCCGACGCCGCTCAGGTGATCGCCCGGCAGTACGGCATCACCATCGTGGAAGACCAGCGGTACGACAAGGGTCTGACGGACTTCCGGCCCGTGCTCAACCGCATCAAGGCCAAGAACCCCGACGGTCTGCTGATGGTCTCCTACGCCGAGGACAGCGTGGCCCTGATGCGTCAGGCGCGCGAGGTCGGGGTCAAGCCCCGCCTGTTCGCTGGCGGGGCGGCCGGCTTTGCCCTGCCGGAGTTCATCAAGGACAGCGGCAGCGCCGCGGAGAGCGTCATCACCGCCACCGCCTGGATTCCGCAGCTGCGCTACCCGGGCGTGCAGAAGCTCAACATCGACCTGAAAAAAGCCCTGAACGGCGCCGACCCCAGCTACCACGCCGCGCAGGCGTACGCGGGCGTAATCGTCGCGGCCGAGGCAATCCGCCGGGCCGGCAGCACCGACCGCGAGAAGGTCAAGGTGGCCCTCAACGGCCTGAACATGCAGACCGCCTTCGGCCCGGTGCAGTTCAAGGACTTCGACGGCTTCCGTAACCAGAACCCCCTCGCGATGGTCGCGCAGCAGGTCCAGGGCGGCCGGTTCGTTCCCATCTACCCGAAGAGCGTCGTGCCCAAAGCCATCAAGTTCGAACGGTAA
- a CDS encoding branched-chain amino acid ABC transporter permease produces the protein MDQVAVTAFFQTLVQGLLTGGLYALIGTGLSLIFGVMKVINFAHGDFLAIGMFVSLALFKMFNIDPYLSLLVAAPAGFALGYVLQRLVLTRLGDRLGEGSMLATLGLGLIISNTLLLGFGAQPQSINVPYATNTFAFAGVQVSVPLLIAGLGTLAVIAALNVLLYRTELGRAIRATAQNPLGAELQGVKTSNIQAIVFGMGVAFAAIAGVLLMPLLYAFPTVGENYTTKAFIVTVLGGLGNLPGALVGGLVLGVIESLGAFYVNNNYRDAYGLVAFLLVLLLRPEGLFGKTVKRV, from the coding sequence ATGGATCAAGTGGCCGTCACAGCGTTCTTTCAGACCCTGGTTCAGGGCCTGCTGACCGGGGGGCTCTACGCCCTGATCGGCACCGGCCTGAGCCTGATCTTCGGCGTGATGAAAGTCATCAACTTCGCCCACGGCGACTTTCTCGCCATCGGCATGTTCGTCAGCCTCGCCCTGTTCAAGATGTTCAACATCGACCCCTACTTGAGTCTGCTGGTCGCGGCACCGGCAGGATTCGCGCTGGGGTACGTCCTGCAGCGCCTGGTGCTCACGCGCCTGGGTGACCGTCTCGGCGAGGGCAGCATGCTCGCGACCCTGGGCCTGGGGTTGATCATCAGCAACACGCTGCTGCTGGGCTTCGGCGCGCAGCCGCAGAGCATCAACGTCCCTTACGCCACGAACACGTTCGCGTTCGCCGGGGTGCAGGTCAGTGTGCCGCTGCTCATCGCCGGCCTGGGCACCCTCGCCGTAATCGCTGCCCTCAACGTCCTGCTCTACCGCACCGAACTCGGCCGCGCCATTCGTGCCACGGCGCAGAACCCGCTCGGGGCGGAGCTGCAGGGCGTGAAGACCAGCAACATCCAGGCGATCGTGTTCGGGATGGGCGTGGCCTTCGCCGCCATCGCCGGGGTGCTGCTGATGCCGCTGCTGTACGCCTTTCCCACGGTGGGGGAGAACTACACCACCAAGGCCTTTATCGTCACGGTGCTCGGCGGCCTCGGGAACCTCCCCGGCGCGCTCGTGGGCGGGCTGGTGCTGGGCGTGATCGAGTCGCTCGGCGCGTTCTACGTGAACAACAACTACCGCGACGCGTACGGTCTCGTCGCGTTCCTGCTGGTGCTGCTGCTGCGCCCGGAAGGCCTGTTCGGGAAGACGGTGAAGCGCGTATGA